Proteins encoded by one window of Halococcus salifodinae DSM 8989:
- a CDS encoding 30S ribosomal protein S7, giving the protein MSAEEDTPEPEKPAGTDEESETDAQLFERWEVTGFEYNDPSTKRYITVTPVEHTMGRHAGKQFQKSEVSIVERLINRLMQSDANTGKKQQATRIVRKAFEEVHDRTDENPIQVLVTAVENAAPREETVRLKYGGISVPQAVDVAPQRRVDQALKFLAEGAYNASFKSPTDAHEALADQLTGAANYDVQTYAVNQKEEKERVAAAAR; this is encoded by the coding sequence ATGTCTGCCGAAGAGGATACCCCCGAGCCGGAGAAACCCGCTGGGACCGACGAGGAGAGCGAGACCGACGCGCAGCTGTTCGAGCGCTGGGAAGTCACGGGGTTCGAGTACAACGACCCCTCGACCAAGCGCTACATCACCGTCACCCCCGTGGAGCACACGATGGGTCGCCACGCCGGCAAGCAGTTCCAGAAGAGCGAAGTCTCGATCGTCGAACGGCTGATCAACCGGCTGATGCAGTCCGACGCGAACACCGGCAAGAAACAGCAGGCCACCCGGATCGTCCGGAAGGCGTTCGAGGAGGTCCACGACCGGACCGACGAGAACCCGATCCAGGTGCTCGTCACCGCGGTCGAGAACGCCGCTCCGCGCGAGGAGACGGTGCGGCTGAAGTACGGCGGGATTTCGGTGCCCCAGGCTGTGGACGTTGCCCCCCAGCGCCGGGTCGACCAGGCGCTCAAGTTCCTCGCTGAGGGCGCGTACAACGCGTCGTTCAAGTCGCCGACCGACGCCCACGAGGCGCTCGCCGACCAGCTCACCGGCGCGGCGAACTACGACGTCCAGACGTACGCGGTCAACCAGAAAGAGGAGAAAGAGCGCGTCGCGGCCGCGGCTCGCTGA
- the tuf gene encoding translation elongation factor EF-1 subunit alpha, with protein MADKPHQNLAIIGHVDHGKSTLVGRLLYETGNVPEHVIEQHKEEAEEKGKGGFEFAYVMDNLAEERERGVTIDIAHQEFDTDEYYFTIVDTPGHRDFVKNMITGASQADHAVLVVAADDGVQPQTQEHVFLARTLGIQDLIVGINKMDLVDNSESDYKQTIEEVKELLGQVNFATEDASFIPISAFEGTNIAEASDDTPWYDGETVLEALNTLPEPQPPTDAPLRLPIQDVYTISGIGTVPVGRVETGTLETGNNVSFQPSDVGGEVKTVEMHHEEVPKAEPGDNVGFNVRGIGKDDIRRGDVCGPAEDPPSVAETFQAQVVVMQHPSVITAGYTPVFHAHTTQVACTIESIDSKIDPSSGEVDEENPDFIQSGDAAVVTVRPQKPLSIEPSSEIPELGSFAIRDMGQTIAAGKVLSVDES; from the coding sequence ATGGCAGACAAACCGCACCAGAACTTGGCCATTATCGGCCACGTCGACCACGGCAAGAGCACGCTCGTCGGACGCCTCCTGTACGAGACAGGCAACGTCCCCGAGCACGTCATCGAGCAGCACAAAGAGGAAGCCGAGGAGAAGGGCAAGGGCGGCTTCGAGTTCGCCTACGTGATGGACAACCTCGCCGAAGAGCGAGAGCGAGGCGTCACCATCGACATCGCCCACCAGGAGTTCGACACCGACGAGTACTACTTCACCATCGTCGACACCCCTGGCCACCGTGACTTCGTGAAGAACATGATCACGGGCGCGAGCCAGGCCGACCACGCCGTGCTCGTGGTCGCGGCGGACGACGGCGTCCAGCCCCAGACCCAAGAGCACGTCTTCCTCGCCCGCACGCTGGGCATCCAGGATCTGATCGTCGGGATCAACAAGATGGACCTCGTCGACAACTCCGAGAGCGACTACAAACAGACCATCGAGGAGGTCAAGGAGCTCCTCGGTCAGGTCAACTTCGCCACCGAGGACGCGAGCTTCATCCCGATCTCGGCGTTCGAGGGTACCAACATCGCCGAGGCGAGCGACGACACGCCCTGGTACGACGGCGAGACGGTTCTCGAAGCGCTCAACACCCTTCCGGAGCCCCAGCCGCCGACCGACGCCCCGCTCCGGCTTCCGATTCAGGACGTCTACACCATCTCGGGCATCGGTACAGTACCAGTCGGGCGCGTCGAGACCGGCACGCTCGAAACCGGCAACAACGTCTCCTTCCAGCCGAGCGACGTCGGCGGCGAGGTCAAGACCGTCGAGATGCACCACGAGGAAGTCCCGAAGGCCGAGCCGGGTGACAACGTCGGGTTCAACGTCCGCGGCATCGGCAAGGACGACATCCGCCGGGGCGACGTCTGTGGCCCCGCCGAGGACCCCCCGTCAGTCGCTGAGACCTTCCAGGCCCAGGTCGTCGTGATGCAGCACCCGAGCGTGATCACCGCGGGCTACACCCCGGTCTTCCACGCACACACCACACAGGTCGCCTGCACCATCGAGTCGATCGACTCGAAGATCGACCCCTCCAGCGGCGAGGTCGACGAGGAGAACCCCGACTTCATCCAGTCGGGTGACGCCGCCGTCGTGACCGTGCGTCCGCAGAAACCGCTGAGCATCGAGCCGTCGAGCGAGATCCCCGAACTCGGGAGCTTCGCCATCCGCGACATGGGTCAGACCATCGCCGCTGGCAAGGTCCTCTCGGTCGACGAGTCATAA
- a CDS encoding elongation factor EF-2 yields the protein MGRRRKIVQECERLMDEPENIRNIAIAAHIDHGKTTLTDNLLAGAGMISEDLAGEQLAMDTEEDEQERGITIDAANVSMTHEYQDTNHLVNLIDTPGHVDFGGDVTRAMRAVDGALVVVDAVEGTMPQTETVLRQALRENVKPALFINKVDRLINELQEGPEEMQERLQAVIGDVNELIRGMDEEKYEEEGWKVSVQDGTVAFGSALYNWATSLPQMQATGIDFADIIDYNRNDEIDELRKHSPLSNVVLDMVAEHFPNPVKAQPERVPTVWRGDDTSELAEGMRLVDDEGEVVFMVTDIGMDPHAGEIASGRLFSGTLERGQDLYVSGTAGTNRIQSVGIFMGGEREEVERVPAGNIAAVTGLRDAIAGSTVSSVEMTPFESIEHISEPVITKSVEAQSMDDLPKLIETLQQVSKEDPTIRIEINEDTGEHLISGQGELHLEVITQRIERNQGIPVTTGEPIVVFREAVQQPSDMVEGQSPNRHNRFYLTVEPLPADVVETIKRGEASMDMPEQERREALQEAGMDKDTSQEVETIHGTNVLIDDTKGIQHLNETMELVVEGWEEALDDGPLAAEPVQGTLIRLDDARLHEDAIHRGPAQVIPAVRQAVHRSLIDGRISMLEPIQNVRIDVPSEHMGPASGEIQGRRGQVDDMYQEGDLMVVEGVAPVDEMIGFASDIRSATEGRASWNTENAGFQVMADNLQPETIKEIRERKGMKLELPPGVDYF from the coding sequence ATGGGCCGACGTAGAAAGATCGTACAGGAGTGCGAGCGGCTGATGGACGAACCGGAGAACATCCGGAACATCGCGATCGCCGCACACATCGATCACGGCAAGACCACGCTGACGGACAACCTGCTCGCCGGCGCGGGCATGATCTCCGAGGACCTCGCGGGCGAGCAGCTCGCGATGGACACCGAGGAGGACGAGCAGGAACGCGGGATCACGATCGACGCGGCGAACGTCTCGATGACCCACGAGTACCAGGACACCAACCACCTCGTCAACCTCATCGACACGCCGGGCCACGTCGACTTCGGCGGCGACGTCACCCGGGCGATGCGCGCGGTCGACGGCGCGCTCGTGGTCGTCGACGCGGTCGAGGGTACGATGCCCCAGACCGAGACCGTCCTTCGTCAGGCACTCCGCGAGAACGTCAAACCTGCGCTGTTCATCAACAAGGTCGACCGCCTGATCAACGAGCTTCAGGAAGGCCCCGAAGAGATGCAGGAGCGCCTTCAGGCCGTGATCGGCGACGTCAACGAGCTCATCCGTGGGATGGACGAGGAGAAATACGAAGAAGAGGGCTGGAAGGTCTCGGTCCAGGACGGCACCGTGGCGTTCGGTTCGGCGCTCTACAACTGGGCGACCAGCCTGCCCCAGATGCAGGCCACCGGGATCGACTTCGCCGACATCATCGACTACAACCGCAACGACGAGATCGACGAGCTCCGCAAGCACTCGCCGCTCTCGAACGTCGTGCTCGACATGGTGGCCGAACACTTCCCGAACCCCGTGAAGGCCCAGCCCGAACGGGTTCCCACCGTGTGGCGTGGCGACGACACGTCCGAACTCGCCGAGGGCATGCGCCTCGTCGACGACGAGGGCGAGGTCGTGTTCATGGTGACCGATATCGGGATGGACCCCCACGCCGGCGAGATCGCCTCCGGGAGACTGTTTTCGGGCACGCTCGAACGCGGCCAGGACCTCTACGTCTCCGGGACGGCGGGCACCAACCGCATCCAGTCGGTCGGGATCTTCATGGGCGGCGAGCGTGAGGAGGTCGAGCGCGTTCCCGCCGGGAACATCGCCGCCGTCACCGGCCTTCGGGACGCGATCGCGGGTTCGACGGTATCGAGCGTGGAGATGACACCGTTCGAGTCGATCGAGCACATCTCCGAGCCCGTCATCACGAAGTCCGTCGAGGCCCAGAGCATGGACGACCTCCCGAAGCTGATCGAGACGCTCCAGCAGGTCTCGAAGGAGGACCCCACCATCCGGATCGAGATCAACGAGGACACCGGCGAGCACCTCATCTCCGGCCAGGGCGAGCTCCACCTCGAAGTCATCACCCAGCGCATCGAGCGCAACCAGGGCATCCCCGTCACCACGGGTGAGCCCATCGTGGTCTTCCGCGAAGCCGTCCAGCAGCCCTCCGACATGGTCGAGGGCCAGTCGCCCAACCGTCACAACCGCTTTTACCTCACCGTCGAACCCCTCCCGGCGGACGTCGTCGAGACCATCAAGCGCGGCGAGGCGTCGATGGACATGCCCGAACAGGAACGCCGCGAGGCGCTCCAAGAGGCAGGGATGGACAAGGACACCTCCCAAGAGGTCGAGACCATCCACGGGACGAACGTCCTGATCGACGACACGAAGGGGATTCAGCACCTCAACGAGACGATGGAACTCGTCGTCGAGGGCTGGGAAGAGGCGCTCGACGACGGGCCGCTCGCCGCAGAGCCGGTCCAGGGCACCCTCATCCGCCTCGACGACGCGCGGCTCCACGAGGACGCCATCCACCGTGGGCCCGCTCAGGTCATCCCCGCCGTCCGGCAGGCGGTCCACCGCTCGCTGATCGACGGTCGGATCTCGATGCTCGAACCCATCCAGAACGTCCGGATCGACGTTCCCTCGGAGCACATGGGTCCCGCCTCGGGCGAGATCCAGGGCCGCCGTGGCCAGGTCGACGACATGTACCAGGAAGGCGACCTCATGGTGGTCGAGGGCGTCGCGCCGGTCGACGAGATGATCGGGTTCGCGAGCGACATTCGCTCCGCGACCGAGGGCCGCGCGTCGTGGAACACCGAGAACGCGGGCTTCCAGGTGATGGCCGACAACCTCCAGCCCGAGACGATCAAGGAGATCCGCGAGCGCAAAGGGATGAAGCTCGAACTCCCGCCCGGCGTGGACTACTTCTAG
- a CDS encoding ATP-dependent nuclease, whose product MKINDYSTKNGETVNLSDFVILVGPNNTGKSQTLRDISSIMSNGQEASNSTIVTDIDYEDTSYSAFMQELSVVENPDMANRHNVSGISPSLNNRNTENLNTNQLEGLQTSGGDVTSSDLVRRRLMQFKVAFLNASSRLEIANSCETYNFHEGDPSNVLQKLYEAPSARRELNSAFNNIFQQDIVLDFSSTRTFSLRVDDDLDNINGNIVTPTGNPENDQEIGEKIDDQGAGYRSLAGVILSLLLAQQRVVLLDEPEAFLHPAQAREFGIWLSEHARSTSGQIVISTHNSHFLDGVLSGNAGTTVYRLNRSDDHTQYNKISEDVISNLSSDSLLSSLRVMNGVFQKGIVICEGGSDKLVYRYVADEILGERNAEYIPCNRIHNAPKIANVLRAGAIPQVIVADIDILSSPSIFRDSLEALSGKIWGV is encoded by the coding sequence ATGAAAATAAACGATTACTCGACCAAAAACGGTGAGACGGTTAATTTATCTGACTTTGTTATTTTAGTAGGCCCTAATAATACTGGGAAATCACAGACACTACGCGACATTTCTAGTATCATGTCAAATGGACAAGAGGCGTCGAATTCTACTATTGTGACGGATATTGATTATGAAGATACGAGTTATAGTGCGTTTATGCAGGAATTGTCTGTCGTAGAAAATCCAGATATGGCTAACAGACATAATGTAAGCGGAATTTCGCCCAGTCTTAACAATCGCAATACAGAGAATCTCAACACAAACCAATTAGAAGGGCTACAAACCAGTGGCGGCGATGTAACGAGTTCTGATTTGGTTCGCCGTAGACTAATGCAATTCAAAGTAGCTTTTCTAAACGCATCTTCAAGGCTCGAAATCGCCAATTCTTGTGAAACTTATAATTTCCATGAGGGAGATCCGTCCAATGTTCTACAGAAGCTTTACGAAGCTCCTTCTGCTCGCAGAGAACTCAATAGTGCTTTCAACAACATTTTCCAACAAGATATAGTACTTGATTTCAGTAGCACTCGCACCTTCTCACTCAGAGTAGATGACGACCTAGATAATATCAACGGAAACATAGTTACTCCGACTGGTAATCCGGAAAATGATCAAGAAATAGGTGAGAAAATAGATGATCAAGGGGCCGGTTATCGGAGTTTAGCGGGGGTAATCTTAAGTCTGCTTTTAGCACAACAACGTGTCGTGTTGCTGGACGAGCCAGAGGCTTTTCTGCACCCTGCACAAGCGAGAGAATTTGGCATTTGGTTATCTGAACACGCAAGGAGTACTTCTGGCCAGATTGTAATCTCTACTCACAATTCCCATTTCTTAGATGGAGTACTATCTGGAAATGCTGGCACCACAGTATATCGACTTAATCGATCCGATGATCATACGCAGTATAACAAAATTTCGGAAGATGTGATTTCTAACCTATCTTCCGACTCTCTATTATCTAGTTTGAGGGTGATGAACGGTGTATTCCAAAAAGGAATAGTGATTTGTGAGGGTGGCTCAGATAAGTTAGTTTACAGATATGTAGCTGACGAGATCCTTGGTGAAAGAAATGCCGAATATATACCCTGTAATAGGATACACAATGCACCTAAAATTGCCAACGTATTACGAGCAGGAGCGATACCTCAGGTGATCGTAGCCGATATTGATATTTTGTCGTCTCCATCAATATTTCGTGATTCTCTTGAAGCGCTAAGTGGGAAAATATGGGGAGTATGA
- a CDS encoding DUF5781 family protein has product MDVRVQSAGPTEPFLGARDLFTTEHDLDLPVDVHVRDNPDSRTWTAHYDDHHVLNISRQAANSAMARPLALHEYSHMRRHETDHPSHVQSTREALYLALAGHSVERRTLTQCYQIANHMKDIYADDITLTVAPADRLVAFLESSLAAALADRPADPPSWTRLTPAADPEITAVNAAFALALLERHDCIGDDHRLYDLAHAAANDAAGIEIAAFKRRFRDLGADPDAGEYRRALVEATREYATRSNYAAD; this is encoded by the coding sequence ATGGACGTTCGCGTGCAGTCAGCCGGCCCGACCGAACCGTTCCTCGGCGCGCGCGACCTCTTCACGACCGAACACGACCTCGATCTCCCGGTCGACGTCCACGTTCGCGACAACCCCGACTCGCGGACCTGGACCGCCCACTACGACGACCACCACGTGCTCAACATCTCCCGCCAGGCGGCGAACTCCGCGATGGCGCGCCCGCTCGCGCTCCACGAGTATTCGCACATGCGCCGTCACGAGACCGACCATCCCTCGCACGTCCAGTCGACGCGGGAGGCGCTCTATCTCGCCTTGGCGGGCCACTCGGTCGAGCGGCGGACGCTCACCCAGTGCTATCAGATCGCGAACCACATGAAGGACATCTACGCCGACGACATCACCCTTACTGTGGCTCCTGCCGACAGGCTAGTGGCGTTTCTGGAGTCGAGCCTCGCGGCCGCGCTCGCGGACCGACCCGCCGATCCGCCGTCGTGGACGCGACTCACGCCCGCGGCCGACCCGGAGATCACCGCGGTCAACGCGGCGTTCGCGCTCGCACTCCTCGAACGCCACGACTGCATCGGCGACGACCATCGGCTGTACGACCTCGCCCACGCCGCCGCGAACGACGCCGCCGGGATCGAAATCGCCGCGTTCAAGCGTCGCTTTCGGGATCTCGGGGCTGATCCCGACGCGGGCGAGTACCGTCGCGCGCTGGTCGAGGCGACCCGTGAGTACGCGACTCGATCGAACTACGCCGCCGACTGA
- the rpsJ gene encoding 30S ribosomal protein S10: MMQQARVRLAGTSPEDLDDICDDVREIATKTGVNLSGPIPLPTKELEVPIRKSPDGEGTATWEHWEMRVHKRLIDLDADERALRQLMRIQVPNDVSIEIVLED, encoded by the coding sequence ATAATGCAGCAGGCGCGCGTCCGCCTCGCCGGCACGAGCCCGGAGGACTTGGACGATATCTGCGACGACGTCCGCGAGATCGCCACCAAGACGGGGGTCAATCTCAGCGGACCGATCCCGCTGCCGACGAAAGAGCTCGAAGTGCCGATCCGGAAATCCCCCGACGGCGAGGGGACCGCGACGTGGGAGCACTGGGAGATGCGGGTCCACAAGCGGCTGATCGACCTCGACGCCGACGAGCGCGCACTCCGCCAGCTCATGCGGATCCAAGTGCCGAACGACGTCAGCATCGAGATCGTTCTCGAAGACTGA
- a CDS encoding 30S ribosomal protein S12: MANGKYAARKLKKDRQSHRWSDSEYARRERGLREQSDPLEGAPQGRGIVLEKVGIEAKQPNSAIRKCVRVQLIKNGKQVSAFCPGDGAISFIDEHDEVTIAGIGGAKGRAMGDISGVNYKVEKVNGVSLIELVRGNAEKPVR, translated from the coding sequence ATGGCCAACGGCAAGTACGCGGCGCGGAAACTCAAGAAGGACCGCCAGAGCCACCGGTGGTCCGACTCGGAGTACGCCCGGCGGGAACGCGGGCTGCGCGAGCAGTCGGACCCGCTTGAAGGCGCTCCCCAGGGACGGGGCATCGTGCTCGAAAAGGTCGGCATCGAAGCCAAGCAGCCGAACTCCGCGATCCGGAAGTGTGTCCGGGTCCAGCTCATCAAAAACGGCAAACAGGTCTCGGCGTTCTGTCCCGGCGATGGCGCGATTAGCTTCATCGACGAGCACGACGAAGTCACGATCGCGGGGATCGGCGGCGCGAAGGGCCGCGCGATGGGTGACATCTCGGGCGTGAACTACAAAGTCGAGAAGGTCAACGGCGTGAGCCTGATCGAACTCGTCCGCGGGAACGCGGAGAAGCCGGTGCGATAA
- a CDS encoding homoserine dehydrogenase, with amino-acid sequence MRLAIIGCGAVGSAVAELAGEYGHRVTALADSTSATVDPDGIDVGTALERKAEGRGIGTDEIDRALDAEYDALIEATPTTLGDAEPGFSHVRHALDRDSHAVLANKGPVAERYADLRAAERESEGEVLFEAAVGGAIPVLSTIADLGPANVTAVRGVLNGTANFILSRMSAEGLAYDHVLAEAQDLGVAEADPTFDVEGTDAALKCAILANVLGNGETTLADADVTGITDLTPSALDLATDDGRTVRLVGEVVDGDGGPEVRVGPRLVPENGTLAVTGTQNIVQVETRHAGQLNLSGRGAGGRATATAVLGDVGRLP; translated from the coding sequence ATGAGACTCGCGATCATCGGCTGTGGCGCGGTCGGGAGCGCGGTCGCCGAGCTTGCTGGCGAGTACGGCCACCGCGTGACGGCGCTCGCCGACTCGACGAGCGCGACGGTCGATCCCGACGGCATCGATGTCGGGACCGCTCTCGAACGGAAGGCCGAGGGCCGAGGCATCGGCACCGACGAAATCGATCGCGCGCTCGATGCGGAGTACGACGCCCTGATCGAGGCCACGCCGACGACCCTCGGCGACGCCGAACCTGGATTCTCACACGTGCGCCACGCGCTCGATCGCGATTCCCACGCCGTGCTCGCGAACAAGGGCCCGGTCGCCGAGCGGTACGCCGACCTCCGGGCGGCCGAGCGCGAAAGCGAGGGCGAAGTCCTGTTCGAGGCCGCCGTCGGTGGCGCGATCCCGGTGCTCTCGACGATCGCGGATCTCGGCCCGGCGAACGTGACCGCCGTCCGGGGCGTGCTCAACGGGACCGCGAACTTCATCCTCTCGCGGATGAGTGCCGAAGGGCTCGCATACGACCACGTGCTCGCGGAGGCCCAGGACCTCGGCGTCGCGGAGGCCGACCCCACCTTCGACGTCGAGGGCACCGACGCCGCACTCAAGTGTGCCATCCTCGCGAACGTCCTCGGAAACGGCGAGACGACACTCGCGGACGCCGACGTCACCGGCATCACCGATCTCACCCCGAGCGCGCTCGATCTCGCCACCGACGACGGCCGCACCGTCCGGCTGGTCGGCGAGGTCGTCGACGGCGACGGGGGCCCCGAGGTCCGGGTCGGTCCCCGCCTCGTGCCCGAAAACGGGACCCTTGCCGTGACTGGGACCCAGAACATCGTCCAGGTCGAAACCCGCCACGCCGGCCAGTTGAACCTGAGCGGGCGCGGTGCGGGCGGTCGGGCGACCGCGACCGCAGTGCTCGGGGACGTGGGGCGACTTCCCTGA
- the rpoA2 gene encoding DNA-directed RNA polymerase subunit A'' — protein MTEITSGIESTVEGTDLPKRLKDEVYETIEDRDVTAEEADEIATAVEERYLDTRVDPLDPVGTVSAQSIGEPGTQMTMNTFHYAGVAEIDVTQGLPRLIELVDARKTPDTPMMTVHLDGEYATDREKAHEVVWGIEATRILALGDVSTNVADMLVQIDLNDQTLEERMITPEEVAEIIEDSLGVDVTQSGTTVEFGPEQPSYRDLLQLVEELREIVFKGIDEVSRVVIRKEELDTGEEFVLYTEGSAFGDVLDIEGVDASRTTCNNIHEIHSNLGVEAARETIIEETMDTLEEQGLGNVNIRHLMLVADIMTAEGTIESIGRHGISGSKDSVLARAAFEVTVNHLLDAAVHGEVDDLNGVTENVIVGKPIKLGTGDVNLRMGGTSGAAGGADDETSAD, from the coding sequence ATGACTGAGATCACGAGCGGGATCGAGTCGACGGTCGAGGGGACCGACCTCCCGAAACGACTCAAGGACGAAGTGTACGAAACGATCGAGGACCGGGACGTGACCGCAGAGGAGGCCGACGAGATCGCAACGGCGGTCGAGGAGCGGTATCTCGACACCCGGGTGGACCCACTCGATCCCGTCGGGACCGTGTCGGCTCAATCGATCGGCGAGCCCGGCACCCAGATGACGATGAACACGTTCCACTACGCGGGCGTGGCGGAGATCGACGTCACTCAGGGGCTGCCGCGGCTGATCGAACTCGTCGACGCTCGGAAGACCCCCGACACGCCGATGATGACGGTGCATCTGGACGGGGAGTACGCGACCGACCGCGAGAAGGCCCACGAGGTGGTCTGGGGGATCGAGGCGACGCGCATCCTCGCGCTCGGGGACGTCTCGACCAACGTCGCCGACATGCTCGTGCAGATCGATCTGAACGATCAGACCCTCGAAGAGCGGATGATCACGCCGGAAGAAGTCGCCGAGATCATCGAGGACAGCCTCGGCGTCGACGTCACCCAGTCGGGGACTACTGTGGAGTTCGGACCCGAGCAGCCGAGCTATCGTGATCTGCTCCAGCTCGTCGAGGAGCTGCGCGAGATCGTGTTCAAGGGGATCGACGAGGTCTCGCGGGTCGTGATCCGAAAGGAGGAGCTCGACACCGGCGAGGAGTTCGTGCTCTACACCGAGGGATCGGCCTTCGGCGACGTGCTCGACATCGAGGGCGTCGACGCCTCGCGGACGACGTGCAACAACATCCACGAGATCCACAGCAACCTCGGGGTCGAGGCCGCGCGCGAGACCATTATCGAGGAGACGATGGACACGCTCGAAGAGCAGGGCCTCGGCAACGTCAACATCCGCCACCTCATGCTCGTCGCGGACATCATGACCGCCGAGGGCACGATCGAGTCGATCGGTCGCCACGGCATCTCGGGCTCGAAGGACTCGGTGCTCGCCCGTGCCGCCTTCGAGGTCACGGTCAACCACCTGCTCGATGCGGCAGTCCACGGCGAGGTCGACGATCTCAACGGCGTGACCGAGAACGTCATCGTCGGCAAGCCGATCAAGCTCGGCACCGGCGACGTCAACCTCCGGATGGGCGGCACGAGCGGTGCGGCCGGCGGCGCGGACGACGAAACCAGCGCCGACTGA
- a CDS encoding NusA-like transcription termination signal-binding factor: protein MRVTLSDAARRHIALFEDVTGTTAVDCLFDDANDRVCFLVAAGEMADAIGPDGRMVEKVEQRLDRPVTLVEDADTPEAFVANALAPAAVYNVTISENRDTVAYAEVDRADRGAAIGADGRRIETARRLAKRHFDIDDIELA from the coding sequence ATGCGCGTGACGCTCTCGGACGCGGCGCGCCGACACATCGCGCTGTTCGAGGACGTCACGGGAACGACCGCCGTCGACTGTCTGTTCGACGATGCGAACGATCGAGTCTGTTTTCTGGTGGCGGCCGGCGAGATGGCCGACGCGATCGGTCCCGACGGACGGATGGTCGAAAAAGTCGAACAGCGACTCGATCGGCCGGTCACGCTCGTCGAGGACGCCGACACGCCCGAGGCGTTCGTCGCCAACGCGCTCGCGCCCGCCGCGGTGTACAACGTCACGATCAGCGAGAACCGGGATACGGTGGCCTATGCGGAGGTCGATCGGGCCGACCGGGGCGCGGCGATCGGTGCGGACGGCCGGCGGATCGAGACCGCGCGGCGACTGGCGAAGCGGCATTTCGACATCGACGACATCGAACTAGCGTAG